The following proteins come from a genomic window of Coffea arabica cultivar ET-39 chromosome 11c, Coffea Arabica ET-39 HiFi, whole genome shotgun sequence:
- the LOC113715611 gene encoding uncharacterized protein isoform X1, translated as MASKDLWVKIQDHGTALDEKKTRIRCNYCGKVVSGFSRLKYHLGGIRGNVVPCVQVPNNVMEVFRDELLEKNTGNVSREVGELCSPNLPSRRNSLPRPNSAEPYQPGRTKTSGMGSEKRRKIAAPSENHGSLSVSGAKMTLGSQSAASNQCSSSREFQKLIGRFFYETGIDLDAARCPSFQKMMNAKFGSEHTAYPIPSSEDLRGWILQESVEEMQQYVREIKSSWMKTGCSILLDGWEELTGRKLLNVLVACPKGTIYIRSADITGFDEEGSCMLEFLDDVLKEVDVQNVVQIIANSKSSWMETVGKLVMGKYKTLFWTACASHCLELMLEKMGTMKKVKETMDKAKTITRFVHSHASVLKLLRSHTSIKYLVRQSKFKLAEPFLTLENLVSEQENLQNMFLSSAWKTSRWASSMEGKRVADLVADCSFWTGAELVVKATIPLVRVIDLITKNNNPQLGNIYEIMDQAKETIREELSDKESTYMPFWKAIDDIWNGRLHSPLHAAGYFLNPKLFYVNDFYTDSEITSGLLCCIVRLVEDPGSQDMISLQIEEYRAAKGNFGQGSSDLQSSLESWWFKYGSGYPQLQQLAVRILSQTCTGGTKYNLKRSLAEKLLTTGRNPIEQERLAAMVFVHYNLQLQNFNLGIANDLASEDIDPMDDWLVDRSQPVLTQRDQERDEFTWKELDCGYTINGRVEGNSGYSKFHPKKEPHSI; from the exons ATGGCTTCAAAGGATCTTTGGGTTAAAATTCAAGACCATGGGACAGCTCTTGATGAGAAGAAGACGCGAATCAGGTGCAATTATTGTGGAAAGGTTGTCAGTGGGTTTAGTCGCCTTAAGTACCACTTAGGAGGAATCCGGGGTAATGTGGTTCCTTGTGTGCAAGTTCCTAACAATGTGATGGAAGTATTTCGAGATGAGTTACTTGAAAAGAATACAGGAAATGTCAGTAGGGAAGTTGGGGAACTTTGTTCCCCTAACCTCCCTTCAAGGAGAAACTCATTGCCTCGTCCAAATTCTGCAGAGCCCTATCAACCAGGGCGTACAAAAACTTCTGGCATGGGAAGTGAAAAACGGCGGAAGATTGCTGCACCATCTGAAAACCATGGATCTCTGTCAGTCTCTGGTGCCAAGATGACACTTGGTTCTCAATCAGCTGCAAGTAACCAATGTTCCTCTTCAAGGGAATTTCAGAAGCTGATAGGTAGATTCTTCTATGAAACAGGAATTGACTTGGATGCTGCAAGATGTCCTAGCTTTCAGAAAATGATGAATGCGAAGTTTGGTTCTGAACATACAGCATACCCGATTCCTAGCTCTGAGGATTTAAGAGGGTGGATCCTGCAGGAATCAGTGGAAGAGATGCAACAGTATGTGAGAGAGATTAAGAGTTCGTGGATGAAGACAGGGTGTAGCATCTTGTTGGATGGGTGGGAAGAGTTGACAGGTCGGAAACTTCTGAATGTTCTAGTGGCCTGCCCAAAAGGTACAATTTACATTCGATCTGCAGACATTACTGGGTTTGATGAGGAGGGCAGTTGCATGCTGGAATTCCTGGATGATGTCCTCAAGGAAGTTGATGTTCAGAATGTAGTCCAAATCATTGCAAACTCCAAGTCATCCTGGATGGAGACTGTTGGCAAACTGGTGATGGGAAAATACAAGACACTTTTCTGGACAGCTTGTGCTTCTCATTGTCTAGAACTTATGTTGGAGAAAATGGGGACAATGAAAAAGGTTAAAGAGACAATGGATAAGGCAAAAACTATCACAAGATTTGTGCATAGCCATGCAAGTGTTCTGAAACTTCTGAGAAGTCACACTTCCATCAAGTACTTGGTTAGACAATCCAAGTTCAAGTTGGCAGAGCCTTTCTTAACTCTTGAGAATTTGGTCTCTGAACAAGAGAACTTGCAGAACATGTTTCTTTCGTCTGCTTGGAAGACCTCGAGATGGGCTTCCTCAATGGAAGGAAAAAGAGTGGCTGACTTGGTGGCTGATTGCTCGTTTTGGACTGGAGCAGAATTGGTTGTTAAGGCGACCATACCACTTGTGCGTGTTATAGACTTGATAACAAAGAATAATAACCCACAATTGGGTAATATCTATGAGATAATGGATCAGGCCAAAGAAACAATCAGAGAGGAACTCAGTGACAAGGAATCTACATACATGCCATTTTGGAAAGCAATTGATGACATCTGGAATGGACGTTTACATAGCCCTCTCCATGCCGCAGGGTATTTCTTGAATCCGAAGTTATTTTATGTTAATGATTTCTATACAGATTCAGAAATTACCAGCGGCCTTCTGTGCTGTATTGTACGTTTGGTTGAAGATCCTGGTAGCCAAGATATGATAAGTTTGCAGATTGAAGAGTATCGTGCGGCAAAGGGTAATTTTGGTCAAGGAAGTTCCGATCTGCAGTCTTCTCTAG AAAGCTGGTGGTTCAAGTATGGAAGTGGATATCCTCAGTTGCAGCAACTTGCTGTTCGAATCTTAAGCCAGACATGTACTGGTGGCACAAAATATAATCTGAAGAGGAGCTTGGCTGAGAAGTTACTCACTACAGGGAGGAACCCAATAGAGCAAGAGAGGCTGGCTGCAATGGTATTTGTGCATTATAATCTACAACTTCAAAATTTCAACCTAGGTATAGCAAATGACTTAGCAAGTGAAGACATTGACCCGATGGATGACTGGCTAGTTGACAGATCACAACCTGTTCTGACTCAGAGAGACCAAGAGAGAGATGAATTTACATGGAAGGAGTTGGATTGTGGTTACACAATAAATGGCAGAGTGGAAGGTAATTCTGGATATTCTAAGTTTCATCCTAAAAAAGAGCCCCATTCAATTTGA
- the LOC113715611 gene encoding uncharacterized protein isoform X2: MASKDLWVKIQDHGTALDEKKTRIRCNYCGKVVSGFSRLKYHLGGIRGNVVPCVQVPNNVMEVFRDELLEKNTGNVSREVGELCSPNLPSRRNSLPRPNSAEPYQPGRTKTSGMGSEKRRKIAAPSENHGSLSVSGAKMTLGSQSAASNQCSSSREFQKLIGRFFYETGIDLDAARCPSFQKMMNAKFGSEHTAYPIPSSEDLRGWILQESVEEMQQYVREIKSSWMKTGCSILLDGWEELTGRKLLNVLVACPKGTIYIRSADITGFDEEGSCMLEFLDDVLKEVDVQNVVQIIANSKSSWMETVGKLVMGKYKTLFWTACASHCLELMLEKMGTMKKVKETMDKAKTITRFVHSHASVLKLLRSHTSIKYLVRQSKFKLAEPFLTLENLVSEQENLQNMFLSSAWKTSRWASSMEGKRVADLVADCSFWTGAELVVKATIPLVRVIDLITKNNNPQLGNIYEIMDQAKETIREELSDKESTYMPFWKAIDDIWNGRLHSPLHAAGYFLNPKLFYVNDFYTDSEITSGLLCCIVRLVEDPGSQDMISLQIEEYRAAKGNFGQGSSDLQSSLESWWFKYGSGYPQLQQLAVRILSQTCTGGTKYNLKRSLAEKLLTTGRNPIEQERLAAMVFVHYNLQLQNFNLGIANDLASEDIDPMDDWLVDRSQPVLTQRDQERDEFTWKELDCGYTINGRVEECADSPSQECFILGV; the protein is encoded by the exons ATGGCTTCAAAGGATCTTTGGGTTAAAATTCAAGACCATGGGACAGCTCTTGATGAGAAGAAGACGCGAATCAGGTGCAATTATTGTGGAAAGGTTGTCAGTGGGTTTAGTCGCCTTAAGTACCACTTAGGAGGAATCCGGGGTAATGTGGTTCCTTGTGTGCAAGTTCCTAACAATGTGATGGAAGTATTTCGAGATGAGTTACTTGAAAAGAATACAGGAAATGTCAGTAGGGAAGTTGGGGAACTTTGTTCCCCTAACCTCCCTTCAAGGAGAAACTCATTGCCTCGTCCAAATTCTGCAGAGCCCTATCAACCAGGGCGTACAAAAACTTCTGGCATGGGAAGTGAAAAACGGCGGAAGATTGCTGCACCATCTGAAAACCATGGATCTCTGTCAGTCTCTGGTGCCAAGATGACACTTGGTTCTCAATCAGCTGCAAGTAACCAATGTTCCTCTTCAAGGGAATTTCAGAAGCTGATAGGTAGATTCTTCTATGAAACAGGAATTGACTTGGATGCTGCAAGATGTCCTAGCTTTCAGAAAATGATGAATGCGAAGTTTGGTTCTGAACATACAGCATACCCGATTCCTAGCTCTGAGGATTTAAGAGGGTGGATCCTGCAGGAATCAGTGGAAGAGATGCAACAGTATGTGAGAGAGATTAAGAGTTCGTGGATGAAGACAGGGTGTAGCATCTTGTTGGATGGGTGGGAAGAGTTGACAGGTCGGAAACTTCTGAATGTTCTAGTGGCCTGCCCAAAAGGTACAATTTACATTCGATCTGCAGACATTACTGGGTTTGATGAGGAGGGCAGTTGCATGCTGGAATTCCTGGATGATGTCCTCAAGGAAGTTGATGTTCAGAATGTAGTCCAAATCATTGCAAACTCCAAGTCATCCTGGATGGAGACTGTTGGCAAACTGGTGATGGGAAAATACAAGACACTTTTCTGGACAGCTTGTGCTTCTCATTGTCTAGAACTTATGTTGGAGAAAATGGGGACAATGAAAAAGGTTAAAGAGACAATGGATAAGGCAAAAACTATCACAAGATTTGTGCATAGCCATGCAAGTGTTCTGAAACTTCTGAGAAGTCACACTTCCATCAAGTACTTGGTTAGACAATCCAAGTTCAAGTTGGCAGAGCCTTTCTTAACTCTTGAGAATTTGGTCTCTGAACAAGAGAACTTGCAGAACATGTTTCTTTCGTCTGCTTGGAAGACCTCGAGATGGGCTTCCTCAATGGAAGGAAAAAGAGTGGCTGACTTGGTGGCTGATTGCTCGTTTTGGACTGGAGCAGAATTGGTTGTTAAGGCGACCATACCACTTGTGCGTGTTATAGACTTGATAACAAAGAATAATAACCCACAATTGGGTAATATCTATGAGATAATGGATCAGGCCAAAGAAACAATCAGAGAGGAACTCAGTGACAAGGAATCTACATACATGCCATTTTGGAAAGCAATTGATGACATCTGGAATGGACGTTTACATAGCCCTCTCCATGCCGCAGGGTATTTCTTGAATCCGAAGTTATTTTATGTTAATGATTTCTATACAGATTCAGAAATTACCAGCGGCCTTCTGTGCTGTATTGTACGTTTGGTTGAAGATCCTGGTAGCCAAGATATGATAAGTTTGCAGATTGAAGAGTATCGTGCGGCAAAGGGTAATTTTGGTCAAGGAAGTTCCGATCTGCAGTCTTCTCTAG AAAGCTGGTGGTTCAAGTATGGAAGTGGATATCCTCAGTTGCAGCAACTTGCTGTTCGAATCTTAAGCCAGACATGTACTGGTGGCACAAAATATAATCTGAAGAGGAGCTTGGCTGAGAAGTTACTCACTACAGGGAGGAACCCAATAGAGCAAGAGAGGCTGGCTGCAATGGTATTTGTGCATTATAATCTACAACTTCAAAATTTCAACCTAGGTATAGCAAATGACTTAGCAAGTGAAGACATTGACCCGATGGATGACTGGCTAGTTGACAGATCACAACCTGTTCTGACTCAGAGAGACCAAGAGAGAGATGAATTTACATGGAAGGAGTTGGATTGTGGTTACACAATAAATGGCAGAGTGGAAG
- the LOC113715611 gene encoding uncharacterized protein isoform X4, whose product MASKDLWVKIQDHGTALDEKKTRIRCNYCGKVVSGFSRLKYHLGGIRGNVVPCVQVPNNVMEVFRDELLEKNTGNVSREVGELCSPNLPSRRNSLPRPNSAEPYQPGRTKTSGMGSEKRRKIAAPSENHGSLSVSGAKMTLGSQSAASNQCSSSREFQKLIGRFFYETGIDLDAARCPSFQKMMNAKFGSEHTAYPIPSSEDLRGWILQESVEEMQQYVREIKSSWMKTGCSILLDGWEELTGRKLLNVLVACPKGTIYIRSADITGFDEEGSCMLEFLDDVLKEVDVQNVVQIIANSKSSWMETVGKLVMGKYKTLFWTACASHCLELMLEKMGTMKKVKETMDKAKTITRFVHSHASVLKLLRSHTSIKYLVRQSKFKLAEPFLTLENLVSEQENLQNMFLSSAWKTSRWASSMEGKRVADLVADCSFWTGAELVVKATIPLVRVIDLITKNNNPQLGNIYEIMDQAKETIREELSDKESTYMPFWKAIDDIWNGRLHSPLHAAGYFLNPKLFYVNDFYTDSEITSGLLCCIVRLVEDPGSQDMISLQIEEYRAAKGNFGQGSSDLQSSLESWWFKYGSGYPQLQQLAVRILSQTCTGGTKYNLKRSLAEKLLTTGRNPIEQERLAAMVFVHYNLQLQNFNLGIANDLASEDIDPMDDWLVDRSQPVLTQRDQERDEFTWKELDCGYTINGRVED is encoded by the exons ATGGCTTCAAAGGATCTTTGGGTTAAAATTCAAGACCATGGGACAGCTCTTGATGAGAAGAAGACGCGAATCAGGTGCAATTATTGTGGAAAGGTTGTCAGTGGGTTTAGTCGCCTTAAGTACCACTTAGGAGGAATCCGGGGTAATGTGGTTCCTTGTGTGCAAGTTCCTAACAATGTGATGGAAGTATTTCGAGATGAGTTACTTGAAAAGAATACAGGAAATGTCAGTAGGGAAGTTGGGGAACTTTGTTCCCCTAACCTCCCTTCAAGGAGAAACTCATTGCCTCGTCCAAATTCTGCAGAGCCCTATCAACCAGGGCGTACAAAAACTTCTGGCATGGGAAGTGAAAAACGGCGGAAGATTGCTGCACCATCTGAAAACCATGGATCTCTGTCAGTCTCTGGTGCCAAGATGACACTTGGTTCTCAATCAGCTGCAAGTAACCAATGTTCCTCTTCAAGGGAATTTCAGAAGCTGATAGGTAGATTCTTCTATGAAACAGGAATTGACTTGGATGCTGCAAGATGTCCTAGCTTTCAGAAAATGATGAATGCGAAGTTTGGTTCTGAACATACAGCATACCCGATTCCTAGCTCTGAGGATTTAAGAGGGTGGATCCTGCAGGAATCAGTGGAAGAGATGCAACAGTATGTGAGAGAGATTAAGAGTTCGTGGATGAAGACAGGGTGTAGCATCTTGTTGGATGGGTGGGAAGAGTTGACAGGTCGGAAACTTCTGAATGTTCTAGTGGCCTGCCCAAAAGGTACAATTTACATTCGATCTGCAGACATTACTGGGTTTGATGAGGAGGGCAGTTGCATGCTGGAATTCCTGGATGATGTCCTCAAGGAAGTTGATGTTCAGAATGTAGTCCAAATCATTGCAAACTCCAAGTCATCCTGGATGGAGACTGTTGGCAAACTGGTGATGGGAAAATACAAGACACTTTTCTGGACAGCTTGTGCTTCTCATTGTCTAGAACTTATGTTGGAGAAAATGGGGACAATGAAAAAGGTTAAAGAGACAATGGATAAGGCAAAAACTATCACAAGATTTGTGCATAGCCATGCAAGTGTTCTGAAACTTCTGAGAAGTCACACTTCCATCAAGTACTTGGTTAGACAATCCAAGTTCAAGTTGGCAGAGCCTTTCTTAACTCTTGAGAATTTGGTCTCTGAACAAGAGAACTTGCAGAACATGTTTCTTTCGTCTGCTTGGAAGACCTCGAGATGGGCTTCCTCAATGGAAGGAAAAAGAGTGGCTGACTTGGTGGCTGATTGCTCGTTTTGGACTGGAGCAGAATTGGTTGTTAAGGCGACCATACCACTTGTGCGTGTTATAGACTTGATAACAAAGAATAATAACCCACAATTGGGTAATATCTATGAGATAATGGATCAGGCCAAAGAAACAATCAGAGAGGAACTCAGTGACAAGGAATCTACATACATGCCATTTTGGAAAGCAATTGATGACATCTGGAATGGACGTTTACATAGCCCTCTCCATGCCGCAGGGTATTTCTTGAATCCGAAGTTATTTTATGTTAATGATTTCTATACAGATTCAGAAATTACCAGCGGCCTTCTGTGCTGTATTGTACGTTTGGTTGAAGATCCTGGTAGCCAAGATATGATAAGTTTGCAGATTGAAGAGTATCGTGCGGCAAAGGGTAATTTTGGTCAAGGAAGTTCCGATCTGCAGTCTTCTCTAG AAAGCTGGTGGTTCAAGTATGGAAGTGGATATCCTCAGTTGCAGCAACTTGCTGTTCGAATCTTAAGCCAGACATGTACTGGTGGCACAAAATATAATCTGAAGAGGAGCTTGGCTGAGAAGTTACTCACTACAGGGAGGAACCCAATAGAGCAAGAGAGGCTGGCTGCAATGGTATTTGTGCATTATAATCTACAACTTCAAAATTTCAACCTAGGTATAGCAAATGACTTAGCAAGTGAAGACATTGACCCGATGGATGACTGGCTAGTTGACAGATCACAACCTGTTCTGACTCAGAGAGACCAAGAGAGAGATGAATTTACATGGAAGGAGTTGGATTGTGGTTACACAATAAATGGCAGAGTGGAAG
- the LOC113715611 gene encoding uncharacterized protein isoform X3: MASKDLWVKIQDHGTALDEKKTRIRCNYCGKVVSGFSRLKYHLGGIRGNVVPCVQVPNNVMEVFRDELLEKNTGNVSREVGELCSPNLPSRRNSLPRPNSAEPYQPGRTKTSGMGSEKRRKIAAPSENHGSLSVSGAKMTLGSQSAASNQCSSSREFQKLIGRFFYETGIDLDAARCPSFQKMMNAKFGSEHTAYPIPSSEDLRGWILQESVEEMQQYVREIKSSWMKTGCSILLDGWEELTGRKLLNVLVACPKGTIYIRSADITGFDEEGSCMLEFLDDVLKEVDVQNVVQIIANSKSSWMETVGKLVMGKYKTLFWTACASHCLELMLEKMGTMKKVKETMDKAKTITRFVHSHASVLKLLRSHTSIKYLVRQSKFKLAEPFLTLENLVSEQENLQNMFLSSAWKTSRWASSMEGKRVADLVADCSFWTGAELVVKATIPLVRVIDLITKNNNPQLGNIYEIMDQAKETIREELSDKESTYMPFWKAIDDIWNGRLHSPLHAAGYFLNPKLFYVNDFYTDSEITSGLLCCIVRLVEDPGSQDMISLQIEEYRAAKGNFGQGSSDLQSSLESWWFKYGSGYPQLQQLAVRILSQTCTGGTKYNLKRSLAEKLLTTGRNPIEQERLAAMVFVHYNLQLQNFNLGIANDLASEDIDPMDDWLVDRSQPVLTQRDQERDEFTWKELDCGYTINGRVEDSPSQECFILGV, from the exons ATGGCTTCAAAGGATCTTTGGGTTAAAATTCAAGACCATGGGACAGCTCTTGATGAGAAGAAGACGCGAATCAGGTGCAATTATTGTGGAAAGGTTGTCAGTGGGTTTAGTCGCCTTAAGTACCACTTAGGAGGAATCCGGGGTAATGTGGTTCCTTGTGTGCAAGTTCCTAACAATGTGATGGAAGTATTTCGAGATGAGTTACTTGAAAAGAATACAGGAAATGTCAGTAGGGAAGTTGGGGAACTTTGTTCCCCTAACCTCCCTTCAAGGAGAAACTCATTGCCTCGTCCAAATTCTGCAGAGCCCTATCAACCAGGGCGTACAAAAACTTCTGGCATGGGAAGTGAAAAACGGCGGAAGATTGCTGCACCATCTGAAAACCATGGATCTCTGTCAGTCTCTGGTGCCAAGATGACACTTGGTTCTCAATCAGCTGCAAGTAACCAATGTTCCTCTTCAAGGGAATTTCAGAAGCTGATAGGTAGATTCTTCTATGAAACAGGAATTGACTTGGATGCTGCAAGATGTCCTAGCTTTCAGAAAATGATGAATGCGAAGTTTGGTTCTGAACATACAGCATACCCGATTCCTAGCTCTGAGGATTTAAGAGGGTGGATCCTGCAGGAATCAGTGGAAGAGATGCAACAGTATGTGAGAGAGATTAAGAGTTCGTGGATGAAGACAGGGTGTAGCATCTTGTTGGATGGGTGGGAAGAGTTGACAGGTCGGAAACTTCTGAATGTTCTAGTGGCCTGCCCAAAAGGTACAATTTACATTCGATCTGCAGACATTACTGGGTTTGATGAGGAGGGCAGTTGCATGCTGGAATTCCTGGATGATGTCCTCAAGGAAGTTGATGTTCAGAATGTAGTCCAAATCATTGCAAACTCCAAGTCATCCTGGATGGAGACTGTTGGCAAACTGGTGATGGGAAAATACAAGACACTTTTCTGGACAGCTTGTGCTTCTCATTGTCTAGAACTTATGTTGGAGAAAATGGGGACAATGAAAAAGGTTAAAGAGACAATGGATAAGGCAAAAACTATCACAAGATTTGTGCATAGCCATGCAAGTGTTCTGAAACTTCTGAGAAGTCACACTTCCATCAAGTACTTGGTTAGACAATCCAAGTTCAAGTTGGCAGAGCCTTTCTTAACTCTTGAGAATTTGGTCTCTGAACAAGAGAACTTGCAGAACATGTTTCTTTCGTCTGCTTGGAAGACCTCGAGATGGGCTTCCTCAATGGAAGGAAAAAGAGTGGCTGACTTGGTGGCTGATTGCTCGTTTTGGACTGGAGCAGAATTGGTTGTTAAGGCGACCATACCACTTGTGCGTGTTATAGACTTGATAACAAAGAATAATAACCCACAATTGGGTAATATCTATGAGATAATGGATCAGGCCAAAGAAACAATCAGAGAGGAACTCAGTGACAAGGAATCTACATACATGCCATTTTGGAAAGCAATTGATGACATCTGGAATGGACGTTTACATAGCCCTCTCCATGCCGCAGGGTATTTCTTGAATCCGAAGTTATTTTATGTTAATGATTTCTATACAGATTCAGAAATTACCAGCGGCCTTCTGTGCTGTATTGTACGTTTGGTTGAAGATCCTGGTAGCCAAGATATGATAAGTTTGCAGATTGAAGAGTATCGTGCGGCAAAGGGTAATTTTGGTCAAGGAAGTTCCGATCTGCAGTCTTCTCTAG AAAGCTGGTGGTTCAAGTATGGAAGTGGATATCCTCAGTTGCAGCAACTTGCTGTTCGAATCTTAAGCCAGACATGTACTGGTGGCACAAAATATAATCTGAAGAGGAGCTTGGCTGAGAAGTTACTCACTACAGGGAGGAACCCAATAGAGCAAGAGAGGCTGGCTGCAATGGTATTTGTGCATTATAATCTACAACTTCAAAATTTCAACCTAGGTATAGCAAATGACTTAGCAAGTGAAGACATTGACCCGATGGATGACTGGCTAGTTGACAGATCACAACCTGTTCTGACTCAGAGAGACCAAGAGAGAGATGAATTTACATGGAAGGAGTTGGATTGTGGTTACACAATAAATGGCAGAGTGGAAG
- the LOC113715611 gene encoding uncharacterized protein isoform X5: protein MASKDLWVKIQDHGTALDEKKTRIRCNYCGKVVSGFSRLKYHLGGIRGNVVPCVQVPNNVMEVFRDELLEKNTGNVSREVGELCSPNLPSRRNSLPRPNSAEPYQPGRTKTSGMGSEKRRKIAAPSENHGSLSVSGAKMTLGSQSAASNQCSSSREFQKLIGRFFYETGIDLDAARCPSFQKMMNAKFGSEHTAYPIPSSEDLRGWILQESVEEMQQYVREIKSSWMKTGCSILLDGWEELTGRKLLNVLVACPKGTIYIRSADITGFDEEGSCMLEFLDDVLKEVDVQNVVQIIANSKSSWMETVGKLVMGKYKTLFWTACASHCLELMLEKMGTMKKVKETMDKAKTITRFVHSHASVLKLLRSHTSIKYLVRQSKFKLAEPFLTLENLVSEQENLQNMFLSSAWKTSRWASSMEGKRVADLVADCSFWTGAELVVKATIPLVRVIDLITKNNNPQLGNIYEIMDQAKETIREELSDKESTYMPFWKAIDDIWNGRLHSPLHAAGYFLNPKLFYVNDFYTDSEITSGLLCCIVRLVEDPGSQDMISLQIEEYRAAKGNFGQGSSDLQSSLESWWFKYGSGYPQLQQLAVRILSQTCTGGTKYNLKRSLAEKLLTTGRNPIEQERLAAMLTDHNLF, encoded by the exons ATGGCTTCAAAGGATCTTTGGGTTAAAATTCAAGACCATGGGACAGCTCTTGATGAGAAGAAGACGCGAATCAGGTGCAATTATTGTGGAAAGGTTGTCAGTGGGTTTAGTCGCCTTAAGTACCACTTAGGAGGAATCCGGGGTAATGTGGTTCCTTGTGTGCAAGTTCCTAACAATGTGATGGAAGTATTTCGAGATGAGTTACTTGAAAAGAATACAGGAAATGTCAGTAGGGAAGTTGGGGAACTTTGTTCCCCTAACCTCCCTTCAAGGAGAAACTCATTGCCTCGTCCAAATTCTGCAGAGCCCTATCAACCAGGGCGTACAAAAACTTCTGGCATGGGAAGTGAAAAACGGCGGAAGATTGCTGCACCATCTGAAAACCATGGATCTCTGTCAGTCTCTGGTGCCAAGATGACACTTGGTTCTCAATCAGCTGCAAGTAACCAATGTTCCTCTTCAAGGGAATTTCAGAAGCTGATAGGTAGATTCTTCTATGAAACAGGAATTGACTTGGATGCTGCAAGATGTCCTAGCTTTCAGAAAATGATGAATGCGAAGTTTGGTTCTGAACATACAGCATACCCGATTCCTAGCTCTGAGGATTTAAGAGGGTGGATCCTGCAGGAATCAGTGGAAGAGATGCAACAGTATGTGAGAGAGATTAAGAGTTCGTGGATGAAGACAGGGTGTAGCATCTTGTTGGATGGGTGGGAAGAGTTGACAGGTCGGAAACTTCTGAATGTTCTAGTGGCCTGCCCAAAAGGTACAATTTACATTCGATCTGCAGACATTACTGGGTTTGATGAGGAGGGCAGTTGCATGCTGGAATTCCTGGATGATGTCCTCAAGGAAGTTGATGTTCAGAATGTAGTCCAAATCATTGCAAACTCCAAGTCATCCTGGATGGAGACTGTTGGCAAACTGGTGATGGGAAAATACAAGACACTTTTCTGGACAGCTTGTGCTTCTCATTGTCTAGAACTTATGTTGGAGAAAATGGGGACAATGAAAAAGGTTAAAGAGACAATGGATAAGGCAAAAACTATCACAAGATTTGTGCATAGCCATGCAAGTGTTCTGAAACTTCTGAGAAGTCACACTTCCATCAAGTACTTGGTTAGACAATCCAAGTTCAAGTTGGCAGAGCCTTTCTTAACTCTTGAGAATTTGGTCTCTGAACAAGAGAACTTGCAGAACATGTTTCTTTCGTCTGCTTGGAAGACCTCGAGATGGGCTTCCTCAATGGAAGGAAAAAGAGTGGCTGACTTGGTGGCTGATTGCTCGTTTTGGACTGGAGCAGAATTGGTTGTTAAGGCGACCATACCACTTGTGCGTGTTATAGACTTGATAACAAAGAATAATAACCCACAATTGGGTAATATCTATGAGATAATGGATCAGGCCAAAGAAACAATCAGAGAGGAACTCAGTGACAAGGAATCTACATACATGCCATTTTGGAAAGCAATTGATGACATCTGGAATGGACGTTTACATAGCCCTCTCCATGCCGCAGGGTATTTCTTGAATCCGAAGTTATTTTATGTTAATGATTTCTATACAGATTCAGAAATTACCAGCGGCCTTCTGTGCTGTATTGTACGTTTGGTTGAAGATCCTGGTAGCCAAGATATGATAAGTTTGCAGATTGAAGAGTATCGTGCGGCAAAGGGTAATTTTGGTCAAGGAAGTTCCGATCTGCAGTCTTCTCTAG AAAGCTGGTGGTTCAAGTATGGAAGTGGATATCCTCAGTTGCAGCAACTTGCTGTTCGAATCTTAAGCCAGACATGTACTGGTGGCACAAAATATAATCTGAAGAGGAGCTTGGCTGAGAAGTTACTCACTACAGGGAGGAACCCAATAGAGCAAGAGAGGCTGGCTGCAATG TTGACAGATCACAACCTGTTCTGA